The Gammaproteobacteria bacterium DNA segment CTATGGAATTCTGGCCAGTGGCCGTGCAGCCGTGGCGGCTGTGCCGCCGGAGTGCGAGGTAGCGCGCGTGCTGGAATCTGAACAGGCCGGGATAGTGGTAGAACCGGAATCTGCTGACGGGATTGCTGCGGCGGTGCGCAAACTGTATCTTAACCGCGATTGTGCCGCAGAGATGGGGACAAGGGCACGTCTTGCTGCAGTCAACCGGCATGACCGGCAGCAAGCGACAGGACGTTATATCCGGCTGTTCGAACAGCTAGCATTATCATGATTGCAATATTCACAGCTTTCCTGCTGGCGCTGGCGTGCGCGCTGCTGCTGACACCACTGGTTCGAAACTCGGCCCGGAAGCTAGGCACCGTGGAAATGCCTAATACCAGTTTCCGCAAGATACATACCGGCGAGATTCCCCGGCTCGGTGGTATCGCGATCGTCGCTGCCTTCTACCTGCCGCTGCTGTGCCTGTTTCTGGTCAGCAGCGATACCGGTGCCCTGTTTACGGGCGACACGCGGATGGCACTGGGCTTTCTGCTGGGCGGCATCCCGATCGTATTGATCGGGCTGTATGACGATATTGTCGGTGCCGGTGCAGTCGAGAAATTTGCAATACAGATCGCCGTTGCTATTTCGCTGTACGGGCTGGGATTCAGAATCGAGGCTATTTCGCTGCCGTTCGACGCAGTACTCGACCTGGGTGTCTACGCATTCCCGCTTACCGTGCTGTGGATCGTAGGCCTGATAAATGCCCTGAACCTCATCGACGGGCTGGATGGGCTGGCGGCAGGTATCGCCGTATTCGCTGCCGCAACAGTCTTCGCTGTCGCATTCGCCAACGGCAACCTGCTGATGATGCTATTCATGGCCGCCCTCGCCGGTGCGCTGATGGGTTTCCTGGTATTCAACTTCAACCCGGCGACCATTTTCATGGGCGATACGGGCAGCCTGTTCCTGGGCTATGTAATCGCGATTACCTCGCTGCAGACCAGTACCAAGGGAGCCGCCACCGTGGCGCTGCTCACGCCGGTACTTGCACTGGGCCTGCCGATACTCGATACAGTAATGGCGTTCGGCCGCCGCCTGGTGCGCGGCCAGCATCCGTTCCAGGGTGATCGAGAACATATCCACCATCGCCTGCTCGACATGGGGCTGAGTCACAGGTCGGCGGTATTGTTCCTGTATGCGGTTTCGGCCGTGTTCGCTATGTTTGCCCTCACTGTCACCCTGACAGACGGAATTCTGAGTGCCGCCATTTTTGGCGCCGCTGTAGTTTCTGTGCTTTTGTTTGTTGCCCGGCTCGGTGTATTTGTCTGGGATCACAGCGGCCTGGCTGAGCGGCGGGAGCGCAACCAGGTGTTGCGCAAGGCTCACCGACGCTTCAACAAGACCGCTGCCGGTGCCGAAAATATCGATACGGTCTGGTCGGCACTGGTGGATGCGGCCAGCGAAATGCAGGCGGCCCGCCTCGAGCTCACGCCTACCGCGGGCGCGGCGCGCCATGAATGGCAGCGCAAAGACGCAAGGATCGCAACGCTGGTGGTCGAGCGACCGATCTCGACCACCGATGGCGAATTGCTCATTGCCTGGGACGATGGCCGTACGCTACTGGCTGCCGAGGAAGGTGGTGCGCTGGATCGACTGATCGCAACAATGGACCGGCGCATCATGCCGCGCATGATCGATGTCAGCCTGGCATCGGTAACGCAGAAAGCCTGAAAAAGCGGCCAGCGGGAGCGGCTTCAGCCGCAACGCTTGCGATGGGTTCTCGTGGGAGCGACCAGACGCGACTGCTTGCGACTGTGTTTGGCGGCGGGCTTTTGCGGCGGTCCTGCAAGACGGTATTCCTTGTCAGCTCCGGCGGAGGACCGCAGTCGTTGCAAACAAACACCGTCCTCTCTCCCGCCGCACCGTTACCGTGTGCGACCTCTTGCAGGAGCGGCTTTAGCCGCGAATGATTTGCAATGAAGCTTCGCGGGAGTGGCTTTAGCCGCAGATGTTGGCGATCGCGTCGCGGCTGATGGTGGGTTGGCAGGGTAAAAGGAGTCGAACCGGCCGGGCCGGTTCGACGATTGTTATTGATCGGCGGAGTCACTCTCCAGCGGGAGGTACTCCTGCACCGCAACCACCAGTCCTTCGGGGCCAGCATGTACGCCAAGCGCTGTGCCGATCCGCGCAAACACGGTCTGCTGCTGATCGGGAATAACCTGGCGCAGTTTTTCGAGCAGAGCCTGCGCATCCTTCTCGCAGTCTGCATGGCCGACACCGACGCGGTAGCTCCTGGCAGAATCCGTGCGCCGGGCAATGAAGCGGGCAAATTTCTCTACGATATTCTTACGGCCGAGGAAAACGCCGACGGGCTTTACCAGCCCGTCGCGAATCGCCAGCACCGGTGTCAGGTGTAGCAGATCGGCGATGGTTTTTACCCGCGCCGGGATGCGACCACCGCGTACACCATAGCTGAGATCGCGCAGCACACAGTAAGTCTCAGTGCGGTCTTTCATCAGCTCAATACGCTCGGCGATTTGTTTGCCATTCATCCCACGCTGTGCGGCTTCAGCAGCATCAATGACCAGCAGCCCCTGACCCAACGATGCCGTACGCGAATCGACTACGCGTATCCGTTCCGAGTGTTCCAGTGAGGTGGCAACATTCTGCGCCGCCTGCCAGGTGCCGCTGGCGCTCCCGCTGACATGTATTGATACGACCTCGTCGTAGTGTGACTTGAGGAACTCGAACTGGCGGCGAAAATCGCCGGGTGCCGGCTGCGACGTCGTTGCCGGCACTGTTTCGGTGCGCAGTTTCTCATACAGCTGTTCAGCTGTGATTGTTACTTTGTCCAGGTAGCTCTGTTCACCAAAATGTACGCGCACCGGTGTGAGGTAAATGTTCAAACGTTCAAGCTCATCGTCCGGCACGTCGCCGGCCGTGTCGGTAGTAATAACGACGCCGCGCCGGGTGGCATGGGCCAGCTCCTGCTGGCGTTGCATGTCATCAGCTTTTTCGCCGCTGATTTCGCCATGACGCGATGCGCGACGAAACAGCTCGTCTGGCTCATTGGTGTGCATATGTATGCGCATACGGGCATGGCTGCCGGCAATCACCAGGCTGTCACCAAGCGCGGTGATATCCTCGCGCAGCTTGCGTCTGTCAATGGTGCTGCCACGCACCAGGCACTCCGTGCAGTAGCGGTAACGCAAGTCGATTTCGGCCCCTGCGGTCATTTCGCCGACAAATTCATTCAGTCCGCTTGCAGCAACTGTCAATTCAGGTTCGACGCCTTCGACTACCAGTGACTCGATCCCATCGAGGATGTCGACGAAGCCGGCAGCTCCGGCATCGACAACACCGGCCTTGCGCAGCACTTCGAGCTGATTCGGTGTATTCGCCAGAGCGGCGCGGGCCAGTTCGTTGGCAGCAAGCAGGATGGATTGCAGATCACGGTCACCGGCAGTAACGCGCGCAGAGACCGCCGCGCAAAAGGCATCAATGATCGTCAGCATTGTGCCTTCGACCGGATCGCTCATCGCTTCGCGAGCGTAGCTCGCACCGCTGTTGCAGGCGGCGGTCAGCGTCGTTGCATCGATGCGCCCGACACTGCCGGCGTCATCAGCCAGGCCCTGCAGGAACTGGGCGAAAATTGCACCAGAATTTCCACGGGCACCGTCAATTGCAGCATCGGCGACGCGGATCAACAGCTTGCCGGCGCCCTTTGTCCGGTCATCCAGGGCTGCGAGGATTGATTGCAGGGTAAGCGCAAGGTTTGTTCCCGTGTCGCCATCGGGTACGGGATAAACATTGATCTTGTTCAGGTGTTCCTGGTCTGCGAGTACCTTGCCGATACCGGCGCGCAGCGCTCGCGACAGCCGACGCCCGTCGATGTAGGCGATTCTGTGTGTTGCCCGTGGTGCGCCCGCTGCAGGTGTCATACCGGGCCGATCAGTCCGGCAGCAACTCGAAACGATAACCGCGGTGATTCAGCACGACGCCGGCGGCAGTTATACGCTCGACGGTTCCACCCTCGTCAAGGCTGTCGCCTTCCTTGTACTTGCGGTTATTCACAAACACAAAACGGCTGCTGCGATCGGCGGCGTAGACATGAATGTCGAGGTGAAAGTCCGGCAGCCGGGCGCGACCGCTAAGGACCAGTTCCTTGTAGCCCGGCAGCTGCTCAGCGGCGGGTTCGGTGATGTTGGTCAGAGTGCGGACCGGAGCGTCGCCGGGTCTGGCAGACTGCAGCGGTTGCTGTGCGACAACAACGGATCCGGGAGTGTTGCGTGGCGCGGCTGTAGCAGCCGGCGGCGCGGCGCCTGCCTCGGAACGCAGCGGCCGCAGGACCCTGCGCGGCGTTGCGGCAACCTCAGCCAGCGGTGTGTCTGCGCCGACACCCTGTAGCGGTGTCGTTGGCAGTGAGGCCGATGCAACCGGCTGCAGTTGCGACGAAGGCGCATCCTCCGCCTGCATCAGGTAAAGCAGCACTGCAGCCAGCAAAGCTACGCTGATAAGGGCGCCGGCAATTGTGCGGGCCGATGGCCGCGCGACAACCGGGGCGGCAATGCCATCGAGCGTTGCTTCTGTGGCGGGCTGCGGCGGCTGGTACCCACGCTGGGTCTCTGCGCGACGCAGGGCATCGAGTATGAAAGACATCAGCGACGCTCCTGCAGTCGCGGTTCATTACTGCCAATCGCATTGTTCAGGGCGATCAGCGTGTGCACGCCGGCCATGCCGTCGGGTGCGAGGCTGCGCGAGCGCTGGAAGCGTCGCACCCGCTGCGCAAGGCTTTCGTCATAAAAACTCGATGCTATTACCGGACCACCCTGCAGCTGTTCCAGCTGCCGACGCAACCAGCCCACACCTTCGCTGCTGATGCCGGGCACCATCAGGCTGTCGGCAACCGGATTGGGGCGCCACACCAGCAGGTATTCGCCAAACCACAATTCACGCACCTGGTTTGCGGCGACCGTGTAGGACTTGCTGCCGAGCATCAGCTGCACATCGTCACCGTTGATTCCCGCCAGCACTACCTGGTGGGTGTTGCCACCGGGCACCACCAGCGAAAGCACTGCCGGACGATCCAGTTGTTGCAACAATGGCCACGAGCCTACCTGGAATTCACAGCGCAGGTTACGTGCACGGATTTGTTCGCAGGGTGGACCCTGACGGCCGTCAAGGTTTACTTGCCACAACCGCAACAGTGAACGCATGGCGGCATCGGTGCCGGTAAGGCTCACGGAGGATTGCAGCAGGTCAGTCAGTTTCCAGCCAGCCGGATTCGGCAATGGCGCGGCATTGGCAACGCTTATTGGTGATGCGTCCAGTTGTCGGCTCAGCCGCAGGCCACGCAGTGGCTCGCTGTCGTCATTTAACGACAACGTGCCGGTCAGCGCGGTAAGACCAGTGGCGGCACCGGGCTGCACGCGCAGATCCGGGAGATTTGGCCGCCCCGGCAAAAGCCATGCGAACAGCAGGATGGCTGCTGCAAGGCCGGCCGCGGCCAGGCCAATCTCCGGCAGCCAGGCGGCAACACGTGACGGCACAGCCTGGCCGCTGACTTCGGCGGCAGCCGCACGCACGATCTGTCGTGATACCAGGGGTTTTTCACTCGTGTAGGCACCGAGCAGGGCGCGGTCACAAATGACATTGATCAGCCTTGGTACACCGCCGGATGCACGATGAACCTCTGCCAGCGCCAACCGGCTGAAAATCGGTCGCCGGGCTCCGGCTACATCCAGCCTGTGCTGCACATACGCGCGGGTTTCCGGCGCCGTCAGGTTGGTGAGGTGATAGCGTCCGGTGATCCGCTGCGCCAGTTGCCGCAGGTCATTTCGCGCCAGCGTCTGGCGCAGTTCAGGTTGCCCGACCAGGATGATCTGCAGCAGCTTTTGTTTACTGGTTTCGAGATTGGTCAGCAGACGCAGTTGCTCGAGCACATCGGCATCGAGGTTTTGCGCCTCGTCGACCAGCAGTACCGTGTGGCGTCCGGCCGCGTGTGCGTCGAGCAGGTGCTTGTTGAGGCTGTCGACCAGTGCCTTGATACTTGCATCCGCCGGTTTGTCGAGGTGCAGCTCATCAAAAATCGTTTCAAGGAATTCGATAGCTGACAGTCGCGGGTTTAGCACTACCGCCAGATCGACGGCGTCTGGCAGCCGCTCCAGCAGGCTGCGGGTCAGCAGGGTCTTGCCAGTCCCGACCTCGCCGGTCAGCTGGATAAACCCGCCACTTTCAGTGACGCCATAAAGCAGGTGTGCCAGGGCCTCGCCGTGGCGATTGCTCAAATACAGGTACTGCGGGTCCGGCGTGATGGCGAACGGTTTTTCCCGCAGCCCGAAATACTGCGTATACATAGGCCGGAATGCTCTGCGGCTCGGACCGGATATTCTACGCGAAATCGCGGCCGTCGCGCCTGCAGGCTGTATTTCCAGCGTTTGCGGCCCTGTGGTCGGCACGCAGGGGCCAGGTAACCCGGGCGGAACCGGCCGTCGGCTCTGTGGCGGGGGCTTCAGCTACGCCGGTTCAGGGCTGTCGACAGCGGTAGCGTGCCGCAGTATCAGCTCTGATCACGCGAACCGCCGCGGCGGATACTTGCCTGGCCAAACCTGTCACGTATGTGGTCGAGGGCCTGATCGAGCTCGCTGGATTCCGGCGCCTTCTGGAACAGGCCAAGCTGGCGCGCCGGCTGCAGCGCCGCAACACCGACACCGAGCAGGCGAAGCTTCTGCCCAGGGTTCTCTGTCAGCCACCTGTCGAGCAGGTCACGTGAAAGCCGGGTAATCACCCCGCTGTCGTTCCCAGGCGGTGCCAGCGCCTGCTGACGGGTACGGGTAACGAACTCGCCCGTCCGGATCTTCACGCTGACTACACCGGCTACCAGTTCCTTGCGGCGCAATGAACCGGCAACGCTCTCGGCAAGCTGCGCAAGCTGTGCAGTCAGCTCGGTGCGATCGCCAATGTCCCAATCAAATGTCTCTTCACTGGAGATCGATTTGCGTTCGCTGTGCGCTTCCACTTCGCGGTCGTCAACACCATTTGCCCGCTGCTGTATACGCACTGCGCTGCGGCCAAAGATGGGTTGCAGCTGGTCGGGTAGCGCCAGGCGCAGCTCACGTATTGTATGGATCCCCAGCTTTGCCAGCCGTTTTGTTGTCTGCGGTCCGATGCCGCTGATAGTCCGCACCGGGAGAGGATCGAGTATCTCATTGACATGCCGGTGCGAAACGATGCAAAGCCCGTCAGGCTTCTCCAGGTCGGAGGCAATTTTTGCAACAAGCTTGTTCGGGCCGATACCGACTGATGCAGCAAGCCCGGTTTCGGCCCGAATCCGTCGCTTGATGTTCATGCCCAGTTCGCTGGCTGTGCGCGACTCACCCAGGCGGGTCAGATCGATGAATGCCTCGTCGAGCGACAGACCCTCGACCAGCGGGCTGAATTCACGAAATACGTCGAAAATCTGCCGCGAAGCCGCACGGTAAACATCCATACGCGGGCGCACGCAAATTGCCTTCGGGCAGCGGCGCAAGGCATCCCGTACCGGCATGGCCGACCGCACGCCAAATTCGCGGATCTCATAACTTGCAGCGGCTACCACGCCACGGTTGCTTGTGCCGCCAACGATAATCGGCTTGTTACGCAACTCCGGGTTGTCGCGCTGCTCCACCGACGCAAAAAAAGCGTCCATGTCCACATGCGCGATTAGACGCGGTGCTGTCACTTCATTCGACCGTGATGGTAATACGCTCGGAGCAGACGGCTGGATCGTGAGGAATGTGCAGGTAGTCTGCAAGGATCAGCTGCAGCGTGTGCCGGCCTGGCTCAAGCTTCAATGTTGTTTCGGTCTGACCACCGCCGAAATGGCGGTGATGTTCATCTGCCGGTATGGGTCGATCCAGCGCCGGTGCTGGTGTGTCGATCAGCAGGTGATGATGCCCGGTGCCGGGACGTTCCACACCGGCTGGTGCGACTCCCATGCCACGCAAGCCGAACACTACGGTGACCGGGCTGGAAACGGAGGCGCCATCGGCGGGAGAAACAATGTAAACAGCCGCGCCTTCAGTGGAAGGTGTGCGCGGCAGTTGCGCCACGGCGATGGCCAACGGCAGCAACAGCAAAAGCGAAATAGCGAGTTTCATGACGACGCCCTCATCAGACAGACAGCGCAGTAAAAGCCGCGACAATGGCGAAAGTTACTGCGAGGCCGATTAAATAGGAGATTCCCAGTGCTATGTATTTTAGCCCGGTTACCAGACGCGACTGGCGGTAGACCCGGCGCATGGCCACGAACAGGTATACCGGAACATATACGGTCGTCGCGGCGATGAACAGGCCGGCAATGAGACCCTGTCCGGGCAACTGTTCCGGCAATCTCGATAACAGCACAGCAGCAGTGAGTATGACGTAGAAAAACGAGTGATAGTGAACAAAAAACAGCAAATGCTCGACGTAGTACCGGCGGGATAAGGGGTACAGCAGCATCATTAGCAGAGCAATCGCCGGCAGAAAGAAAAACATCATGCCGGGAACGTTATCCACCAGGTCGCGCACAAACTGACGGCCACCGCCTTCCGCAGAAATCCGCTGGCAGGCGCGCTGCGCACGCTTCTCCAGATAGGCGCTGACCTGTCCTTCGCCTACTTCAATTTGCAGGCATTGGTCTTTCTTTTCGCCGCCATTGTCATCGTTCTCGTCGTCGGTTTCGTCAACAACTGCCTGGCCGTCATCTGCAGCTGGCGCGGTTTCGGCCTCACTGGTTTCCTGCAGCGCTGTCTCGCTGTTTGTAATCAGGATTTCATCAGAGTCGAAACGCGCGCCAAAAAACACGACAAGAAAGAACAGCAGGCTGGTTACCAGGTACAGCCGCAGCGGCGGCGTGTAATGTACCCGGCGTCCGCGCAGGTATTCGGTGGTAAGCCGGCCGGGATTAAACACAAGCGGCCAAAGCGTTCGCCACACCCGCGAGTCAACTTCGAACAGGTCGCCGACCAGGTCGCGCAACAGTTGCCACAGTGAAATGACCCGGCCCTTGTCACGCTGGCCGCAGTTGGCGCAGTACTGGCCGGTCAAAGGCGTCGCGCAGTTAGTGCATGTTTGTAGCGACAGCGACTTTCCGCGGCGACCCCCGGGCAAGGTAGCGTGAATTTCCCGTGTGGCAGTAAAAGCCGTGCCAAAGCGCTTGATGCCTTTTTCGCGCATTTCGGTCGCATGCTGTTCGAAATAGCGGTCGAGATCGGC contains these protein-coding regions:
- a CDS encoding undecaprenyl/decaprenyl-phosphate alpha-N-acetylglucosaminyl 1-phosphate transferase, which gives rise to MIAIFTAFLLALACALLLTPLVRNSARKLGTVEMPNTSFRKIHTGEIPRLGGIAIVAAFYLPLLCLFLVSSDTGALFTGDTRMALGFLLGGIPIVLIGLYDDIVGAGAVEKFAIQIAVAISLYGLGFRIEAISLPFDAVLDLGVYAFPLTVLWIVGLINALNLIDGLDGLAAGIAVFAAATVFAVAFANGNLLMMLFMAALAGALMGFLVFNFNPATIFMGDTGSLFLGYVIAITSLQTSTKGAATVALLTPVLALGLPILDTVMAFGRRLVRGQHPFQGDREHIHHRLLDMGLSHRSAVLFLYAVSAVFAMFALTVTLTDGILSAAIFGAAVVSVLLFVARLGVFVWDHSGLAERRERNQVLRKAHRRFNKTAAGAENIDTVWSALVDAASEMQAARLELTPTAGAARHEWQRKDARIATLVVERPISTTDGELLIAWDDGRTLLAAEEGGALDRLIATMDRRIMPRMIDVSLASVTQKA
- a CDS encoding DegV family EDD domain-containing protein, with amino-acid sequence MTPAAGAPRATHRIAYIDGRRLSRALRAGIGKVLADQEHLNKINVYPVPDGDTGTNLALTLQSILAALDDRTKGAGKLLIRVADAAIDGARGNSGAIFAQFLQGLADDAGSVGRIDATTLTAACNSGASYAREAMSDPVEGTMLTIIDAFCAAVSARVTAGDRDLQSILLAANELARAALANTPNQLEVLRKAGVVDAGAAGFVDILDGIESLVVEGVEPELTVAASGLNEFVGEMTAGAEIDLRYRYCTECLVRGSTIDRRKLREDITALGDSLVIAGSHARMRIHMHTNEPDELFRRASRHGEISGEKADDMQRQQELAHATRRGVVITTDTAGDVPDDELERLNIYLTPVRVHFGEQSYLDKVTITAEQLYEKLRTETVPATTSQPAPGDFRRQFEFLKSHYDEVVSIHVSGSASGTWQAAQNVATSLEHSERIRVVDSRTASLGQGLLVIDAAEAAQRGMNGKQIAERIELMKDRTETYCVLRDLSYGVRGGRIPARVKTIADLLHLTPVLAIRDGLVKPVGVFLGRKNIVEKFARFIARRTDSARSYRVGVGHADCEKDAQALLEKLRQVIPDQQQTVFARIGTALGVHAGPEGLVVAVQEYLPLESDSADQ
- a CDS encoding general secretion pathway protein GspB translates to MSFILDALRRAETQRGYQPPQPATEATLDGIAAPVVARPSARTIAGALISVALLAAVLLYLMQAEDAPSSQLQPVASASLPTTPLQGVGADTPLAEVAATPRRVLRPLRSEAGAAPPAATAAPRNTPGSVVVAQQPLQSARPGDAPVRTLTNITEPAAEQLPGYKELVLSGRARLPDFHLDIHVYAADRSSRFVFVNNRKYKEGDSLDEGGTVERITAAGVVLNHRGYRFELLPD
- a CDS encoding AAA family ATPase, producing the protein MYTQYFGLREKPFAITPDPQYLYLSNRHGEALAHLLYGVTESGGFIQLTGEVGTGKTLLTRSLLERLPDAVDLAVVLNPRLSAIEFLETIFDELHLDKPADASIKALVDSLNKHLLDAHAAGRHTVLLVDEAQNLDADVLEQLRLLTNLETSKQKLLQIILVGQPELRQTLARNDLRQLAQRITGRYHLTNLTAPETRAYVQHRLDVAGARRPIFSRLALAEVHRASGGVPRLINVICDRALLGAYTSEKPLVSRQIVRAAAAEVSGQAVPSRVAAWLPEIGLAAAGLAAAILLFAWLLPGRPNLPDLRVQPGAATGLTALTGTLSLNDDSEPLRGLRLSRQLDASPISVANAAPLPNPAGWKLTDLLQSSVSLTGTDAAMRSLLRLWQVNLDGRQGPPCEQIRARNLRCEFQVGSWPLLQQLDRPAVLSLVVPGGNTHQVVLAGINGDDVQLMLGSKSYTVAANQVRELWFGEYLLVWRPNPVADSLMVPGISSEGVGWLRRQLEQLQGGPVIASSFYDESLAQRVRRFQRSRSLAPDGMAGVHTLIALNNAIGSNEPRLQERR
- the dinB gene encoding DNA polymerase IV; this encodes MDAFFASVEQRDNPELRNKPIIVGGTSNRGVVAAASYEIREFGVRSAMPVRDALRRCPKAICVRPRMDVYRAASRQIFDVFREFSPLVEGLSLDEAFIDLTRLGESRTASELGMNIKRRIRAETGLAASVGIGPNKLVAKIASDLEKPDGLCIVSHRHVNEILDPLPVRTISGIGPQTTKRLAKLGIHTIRELRLALPDQLQPIFGRSAVRIQQRANGVDDREVEAHSERKSISSEETFDWDIGDRTELTAQLAQLAESVAGSLRRKELVAGVVSVKIRTGEFVTRTRQQALAPPGNDSGVITRLSRDLLDRWLTENPGQKLRLLGVGVAALQPARQLGLFQKAPESSELDQALDHIRDRFGQASIRRGGSRDQS
- a CDS encoding DUF4399 domain-containing protein; translation: MKLAISLLLLLPLAIAVAQLPRTPSTEGAAVYIVSPADGASVSSPVTVVFGLRGMGVAPAGVERPGTGHHHLLIDTPAPALDRPIPADEHHRHFGGGQTETTLKLEPGRHTLQLILADYLHIPHDPAVCSERITITVE
- a CDS encoding DUF4286 family protein, with protein sequence MNDESGNLIYEVTLSVDIDIIEAYDAWLADHIDEMLAYPGFISAEVLQPQAGQHDPDSPPVRATRVVQYRVASRADLDRYFEQHATEMREKGIKRFGTAFTATREIHATLPGGRRGKSLSLQTCTNCATPLTGQYCANCGQRDKGRVISLWQLLRDLVGDLFEVDSRVWRTLWPLVFNPGRLTTEYLRGRRVHYTPPLRLYLVTSLLFFLVVFFGARFDSDEILITNSETALQETSEAETAPAADDGQAVVDETDDENDDNGGEKKDQCLQIEVGEGQVSAYLEKRAQRACQRISAEGGGRQFVRDLVDNVPGMMFFFLPAIALLMMLLYPLSRRYYVEHLLFFVHYHSFFYVILTAAVLLSRLPEQLPGQGLIAGLFIAATTVYVPVYLFVAMRRVYRQSRLVTGLKYIALGISYLIGLAVTFAIVAAFTALSV